Proteins encoded by one window of Aspergillus chevalieri M1 DNA, chromosome 6, nearly complete sequence:
- a CDS encoding uncharacterized protein (COG:C;~EggNog:ENOG410PMMK;~InterPro:IPR036188,IPR023753;~go_function: GO:0016491 - oxidoreductase activity [Evidence IEA];~go_process: GO:0055114 - oxidation-reduction process [Evidence IEA]), protein MTSKQKIAIIGSGWGGYNVAHALDTSKYDVIVISPEETSAITSLLASAACGLFYSQLAEEPIRHKHLDVQYIKAYAQGIQFEEKAIVCRPAFNSLKDESFKIFYDKVVISPGCSTNTFNIPGVNEHAFMVKNVSDANAIRDKINQNLEIASLPCTTEKQQRQLLHIKI, encoded by the coding sequence ATGACCTCCAAACAGAAGATCGCGATCATCGGCAGTGGTTGGGGAGGATATAACGTGGCACACGCCCTGGATACCAGCAAATATGACGTTATAGTAATCTCCCCCGAGGAAACGTCAGCCATCACTTCACTTCTGGCCAGTGCAGCCTGCGGTCTCTTTTACTCGCAACTGGCCGAGGAGCCCATCCGGCACAAACACCTCGACGTGCAATACATCAAAGCCTACGCCCAGGGCATTCAGTTCGAAGAGAAAGCTATCGTCTGTCGGCCTGCATTCAATTCGCTCAAGGATGAATCGTTTAAAATTTTCTACGATAAGGTGGTGATCTCTCCCGGCTGCTCGACGAATACGTTCAATATCCCTGGGGTCAACGAGCACGCCTTCATGGTGAAGAACGTTAGCGACGCCAATGCCATCCGCGACAAGATCAACCAAAACCTGGAGATTGCCTCGCTGCCATGCACCACTGAGAAGCAGCAGAGGCAGCTCCTACACATAAAGATTTGA
- a CDS encoding uncharacterized protein (COG:I;~EggNog:ENOG410PJW8;~InterPro:IPR006176,IPR011042,IPR006108,IPR036291, IPR000033,IPR008927,IPR013328;~PFAM:PF02737,PF00725;~SECRETED:SignalP(1-30);~go_function: GO:0003857 - 3-hydroxyacyl-CoA dehydrogenase activity [Evidence IEA];~go_function: GO:0016491 - oxidoreductase activity [Evidence IEA];~go_process: GO:0006631 - fatty acid metabolic process [Evidence IEA];~go_process: GO:0055114 - oxidation-reduction process [Evidence IEA]) produces MPWKPPTIGNRTVAILGAGVLGRRIACVWAAGGYNVAIRDPSADQRTSAVNFVDNNLASFYKTLGNTNTKMGQCTAYEDLDRAVKDAWFVVEAVPEKLDLKISTFAELAQKAPDDCILGSNSSSFKSRFMVEKLNEEDKKRVLNVHYTMPPVRVTEFMTSTFTDPAIFPFLEEKHRDVGLIPATARKESTGFIINRLWAAMKRETLMILADGVTDPKQIDELFVEMFGATVGPCTAMDGVGLDTVAFIEENYIKERGLPSYPVEWLRKNYVSKGKLGAKSGNGGLYPAGYTIKKGAASQHNNLTAPTLYVLDVGAGENVTSNFFSSGKIYTASANGENVRKLADNLPVPDGIGVSLSQGRMFWSNMGIPSANDGTIESAKLDGSDRKVIAPAGVAHTPKQLTIDHVNKKVYFSDREGMRVHRINFDGSGHEVLVQNGDFNKLAEKSDQTRHCVGITVDPKHGKIYWTQKGASKASQGRIFRANIDTPAGETAATRSDIELLLENLPEPIDLEIDSDTEILYWTDRGEYPIGNTVNRTFVGSDSDSKVPTAPKFDILTRHLHEAIGLSLDNVNKHIYFVDMGGSVYRSDLDGHNKIVIYSGKNAFTGLALTHH; encoded by the exons ATGCCCTGGAAACCACCCACTATTGGCAATCGCACGGTGGCTATTCTGGGAGCCGGTGTGCTAG GCCGTCGAATTGCCTGTGTGTGGGCTGCAGGAGGATACAATGTAGCCATCCGCGACCCGAGTGCGGACCAACGAACCTCGGCTGTGAATTTTGTCGACAACAACCTTGCCAGTTTTTATAAGACGCTTGGAAACACCAATACCAAGATGGGTCAGTGCACCGCATATGAGGACCTGGATCGGGCCGTCAAAGATGCCTGGTTTGTTGTCGAGGCCGTTCCCGAGAAACTAGACCTTAAGATCAGCACCTTTGCTGAATTGGCCCAGAAAGCGCCTGATGACTGCATTCTGGgttccaattcctcctctttcAAGTCTCGATTTATGGTAGAGAAACTGAATGAGGAAGACAAAAAGCGTGTTCTAAACGTTCATTATACCATGCCCCCCGTCCGAGTCACTGAATTTATGACCAGCACTTTTACTGATCCTGCCATTTTTCCCTTCCTCGAGGAGAAGCACCGGGATGTTGGATTGATTCCTGCTACGGCGCGCAAGGAATCGACTGG TTTCATTATTAACCGCCTGTGGGCGGCCATGAAGCGAGAGACTTTGATGATTTTGGCAGACGGAGTTACTGATCCGAAGCAAATTGACGAGTTATTC gtggagatgtttggagcGACAGTTGGCCCTTGCACTGCCATGGATGGAGTGGGTCTTGACACTGTTGCTTTCATTGAGGAGAACTATATCAAGGAGCGAGGCCTGCCCAGCTACCCCGTTGAGTGGCTGCGAAAGAACTATGTCAGCAAAGGGAAACTCGGAGCCAAGAGTGGAAACGGCGGTCTCTATCCTGCGGGCTATACCATCAAGAAGGGCGCTGCTAGCCAGCACAACAACCTGACTGCTCCGACCCTATACGTGCTAGATGTAGGGGCTGGCGAGAATGTAACGAGCAACTTCTTCTCATCTGGAAAGATTTACACCGCGTCCGCCAATGGTGAAAACGTGCGGAAGCTGGCCGACAACCTTCCCGTGCCAGATGGCATTGGTGTCAGCCTGTCTCAAGGTCGCATGTTCTGGAGCAACATGGGCATTCCGTCTGCAAATGATGGAACCATCGAGTCTGCAAAACTGGACGGCTCGGACCGCAAGGTCATTGCGCCAGCGGGTGTTGCGCATACGCCTAAGCAACTGACCATCGACCATGTCAATAAGAAGGTCTACTTCTCTGACCGGGAGGGCATGCGCGTGCACCGGATCAACTTTGATGGAAGTGGCCACGAAGTTCTGGTTCAAAATGGGGATTTCAATAAACTCGCCGAGAAGAGTGATCAGACCAGACAT TGCGTCGGAATCACCGTCGACCCGAAGCACGGCAAGATCTACTGGACCCAAAAGGGGGCGAGCAAGGCAAGCCAAGGAAGAATCTTCCGCGCTAATATTGATACCCCCGCCGGCGAAACTGCCGCTACCCGATCGGACATCGAACTGCTCCTTGAGAACTTGCCAGAACCTATAGATCTGGAAATCGACTCAGATACTGAGATCCTCTACTGGACAGACCGCGGTGAATATCCTATTGGCAACACAGTCAACCGAACCTTTGTCGGcagcgacagcgacagcAAGGTGCCCACTGCTCCTAAGTTTGACATTTTGACTCGGCATCTGCATGAG GCTATCGGTCTCTCCCTGGATAACGTGAACAAGCACATCTACTTTGTCGATATGGGCGGATCAGTCTATCGTTCCGATCTCGACGGTCACAACAAGATCGTTATCTACAGTGGCAAGAATGCTTTCACCGGTCTTGCTTTGACTCATCATTAA
- a CDS encoding uncharacterized protein (COG:S;~EggNog:ENOG410PXAB;~SECRETED:SignalP(1-23)) has translation MQLLKTLFLSVISVWAVSRPALTASVSSNLQHVLDDDTTCLSPNIVTGVYDNPPKIIVHNACKGDIWTWTHYDAQRHMYKESDDVFKCLSNGNSATEVKWVAEREWILAIYGNAAIIVNYSDKQLVFAVCLNDNSHSLELVPDDKLALATTSHTLQGSIKIFDCAQNNSLPIQELHLLPACHALVWDEHDQTLWAVGNDKPPSGNYGKSYGILNGYQYDKRKGQFRQAVLDTHRVTEAALLLEEWTDADYAGWWDGPHDVIPIPNERKLLITTDRDIHIFDITNGSFEHGDAVMQKYLPGFQPVDHRTGRNGVLLPRSDLKAVSINSNRDVIYVQSDWRSWSSSHVNLLVDGAKKPDINFSGIIYRSRWMDEVSGWPAA, from the coding sequence ATGCAATTGCTGAAAACCCTGTTCCTCTCAGTCATCTCAGTATGGGCCGTGTCTCGCCCAGCTCTCACAGCATCAGTATCTAGCAATCTCCAACACGTTCTCGATGATGATACAACCTGTCTGTCACCCAATATAGTCACTGGTGTCTACGATAACCCGCCAAAAATTATTGTTCACAACGCTTGCAAAGGGGATATTTGGACGTGGACTCATTACGACGCACAAAGACACATGTACAAGGAATCCGACGATGTCTTCAAATGTTTATCCAACGGAAATTCTGCGACGGAGGTGAAATGGGTGGCAGAAAGAGAGTGGATACTAGCCATTTATGGTAACGCGGCGATTATTGTGAACTATAGCGACAAACAGCTTGTATTCGCCGTCTGCTTGAACGACAACTCGCATAGCCTCGAGCTGGTACCGGATGACAAACTTGCCCTTGCCACTACATCCCATACCCTTCAAGGAAGTATCAAGATCTTTGATTGTGCACAAAACAACTCTTTGCCAATACAAGAGCTTCACCTGCTACCGGCCTGCCACGCGCTTGTCTGGGATGAGCACGACCAGACCCTGTGGGCGGTAGGAAATGACAAACCGCCAAGTGGCAATTATGGAAAGTCATACGGCATTTTGAATGGTTATCAATATGACAAGCGAAAAGGTCAATTCCGACAGGCTGTGCTTGATACGCATCGGGTTACTGAAGCTGCCCTTCTCCTAGAAGAGTGGACCGACGCTGACTATGCCGGCTGGTGGGATGGGCCTCACGATGTTATCCCAATTCCCAACGAGCGCAAGCTCCTAATCACCACAGACCGAGACATCCATATTTTTGACATTACCAATGGGTCCTTCGAGCACGGAGATGCAGTGATGCAAAAGTACCTGCCTGGCTTTCAGCCCGTCGACCATCGCACTGGAAGAAATGGCGTTCTGCTCCCTCGTTCGGACTTGAAAGCAGTGAGCATCAATTCGAACAGGGATGTGATCTACGTCCAATCGGATTGGAGATCTTGGAGTTCCAGTCATGTCAATTTGCTTGTCGATGGCGCCAAGAAACCCGATATCAATTTCAGCGGGATAATATATCGGTCACGCTGGATGGACGAGGTGTCCGGGTGGCCAGCTGCTTGA
- a CDS encoding ribonuclease H family protein (COG:S;~EggNog:ENOG410PKA3;~InterPro:IPR012337,IPR036397,IPR002156;~PFAM:PF00075;~go_function: GO:0003676 - nucleic acid binding [Evidence IEA];~go_function: GO:0004523 - RNA-DNA hybrid ribonuclease activity [Evidence IEA]) produces the protein MESIQHRALYRIAGAFRTTSRAALEICLNIPPPMIALERAAKESYLRIATSPLMTTLIEIRRSGQRPAPRNAQERRMRWFTNPDQDPLTSPLEQWGRRTAISQDRLEVIHPHVTSPWWSGLESHIAETREDALAAHQTALHSGADIIAYTDGSMTEQGVGAAVVSPLGRQAVHIGSPATHTVYAAELRGIEMALTQIGNTFRPTSQRSHRAHTAIIFTDNQAAIQACSAPGRSSGQYILSEITRTASQLQECGWDIQLYWLPGHEGIYGNECADALAKEAANSPAPSGAEEFTLMASTRRTLRIEAANAWKTEWAASPHGNSLRRLWKEPSKAPMQLYQGLRRAATSVLIQMQTGKIALASYLGTFNAMESTECPCGRGPQDTRHVLLHCTNQAGPRMRHLTQGSRRELDYRAYLTRPDLVPKAVRFMLDTGLLSQFQTLPTTYRVTTTDTKQLAA, from the coding sequence atggaatctatccagcacagGGCCCTCTATAGGATTGCCGGCGCATTTAGAAcgacctctcgagctgctttagagatatgtctcaacataccTCCTCCGATGATTGCATTGGAGCGTGCggctaaagaatcatatctccggatagccacctctccccttatgaccaccctcattgagatacgccgctctggccaacgaccagcaccaaggaatgcacAGGAGCGACGCATGCGATGGTTTaccaacccagaccaagaccccCTGACATCTCCACTAGAACAATGGGGTCGGCGAACTGCAATCTCTCAggacagactggaggttatacacccacatgtgacctcaccatggtggtcaggtctggaatcccacatagcagaaacccgcgaagatgccttagcagctcaccaaaccgccttacatagcggcgctgacatcattgcatacacagatggtagcatgacagaacagggagttggagcagcagtggtttcacctctagggcgccaggcagttcatattggctccccagctactcatactgtatatgcagcggaattgcgaggcatagaaatggctctcacccaaataggcaacaCATTcagaccgacatcacaacgttcccatcgggcccataccgcaatcatctttacagacaatcaggcggcaattcaagcgtgttcagctccaggaaggtcttcaggccaatatatcctgagcgaaattacacgcactgcatctcaactacaggaatgtggctgggatatacagctctattggctcccgggtcatgaaggcatctatggcaatgagtgtgctgatgctctcgcaaaagaagctgctaattccccGGCACCCAGTGGTGCGGAAGAGTTTACCctcatggctagcactcgaagaaccctccgcatagaagcagcaaatgcatggaagactgaatgggcCGCTTCCCCCCacgggaactccctccgtcgtctatggaaagagccctcaaaagcaccaatgcaactataccaaggcctacggagagccgccacatcagtcctcattcaaatgcagactgggaagattgcgctggccagctatcttggtacctttaacgctatggaatcgactgaatgccCTTGCGGACGTGGCCCCCAAGAtacacgccatgttctcctccactgcacaaaccaggcagggccccgaatgcgccatcttacacaggggtcaaggcgggaattggattaccgggcctacctaacacggccagacctggtaccgaaggcagtgcgctttatgcttgacacaggcctcctaagccagtttcagactctaccaaccacataccgagtcacaacaacggacacgaagcaactggcagcatag